A section of the Adhaeribacter radiodurans genome encodes:
- a CDS encoding efflux RND transporter periplasmic adaptor subunit, with product MKQIFKLLFLWLMAFTIGACTNKDKHEHHEVGTTEAGTTYTCPMHPQIVESAPGSCPICGMNLVPVKKQASTEKNAGSIMLSETQMKLGNISTRPVQMEQVGSNTILTGRLAVDQTQADLISSRAAGRIERLYVKETGRSIQKGQPLYDLYSESLLTLEQEYLLALDQVKAFPEEKQFASILNAAKRKLLLMGLSNAQVNRVAQTRQLDARITFLAPTSGIITEIATAEGVYVAEGSLLYRLSRFNTIWVEAELYAQEAAQLQVGTPIEVTVSGISDPIKTKVTFINPEFRQNSQVVVARAKLPNPKGLLIPGTQATINLPARVNQALTLPLDAVIRDARGAHVWVKTGENTFNSKMVTLGAESANQVAIADGLHANDTVVVTGAYLLYSESVLKNGSDQMTGHDH from the coding sequence ATGAAACAGATTTTTAAATTATTATTCCTATGGCTAATGGCTTTTACCATAGGAGCATGCACCAACAAAGATAAGCACGAGCACCATGAGGTTGGAACAACCGAAGCAGGTACTACTTATACCTGCCCGATGCACCCGCAAATTGTCGAAAGTGCCCCCGGTTCTTGCCCAATTTGCGGCATGAACCTGGTACCGGTGAAAAAACAAGCTTCAACGGAAAAGAATGCCGGTAGCATCATGCTTAGCGAAACCCAAATGAAGCTGGGCAATATATCTACTCGGCCGGTTCAGATGGAACAGGTAGGGAGCAACACCATTTTAACCGGGCGCTTAGCCGTGGATCAGACCCAGGCTGATTTAATCAGCAGCCGCGCAGCCGGCCGAATAGAAAGATTATATGTGAAGGAGACGGGAAGATCAATCCAAAAAGGACAACCACTTTACGACCTATACAGTGAATCATTACTTACCCTGGAACAAGAATATTTACTGGCTCTAGACCAGGTAAAAGCCTTCCCGGAGGAGAAACAATTTGCCTCTATCCTGAACGCGGCCAAAAGAAAGCTTTTGTTAATGGGTTTATCGAATGCCCAGGTAAACCGGGTGGCGCAAACTCGTCAGTTAGATGCCCGCATTACCTTTCTGGCGCCAACTTCCGGGATTATAACCGAGATAGCCACGGCCGAAGGAGTGTATGTAGCCGAAGGAAGCTTGCTCTACCGGTTAAGTCGGTTTAATACCATTTGGGTGGAAGCTGAGCTATACGCGCAAGAGGCTGCTCAGCTACAAGTAGGCACCCCCATCGAAGTTACTGTATCCGGTATATCGGATCCTATCAAAACCAAAGTAACTTTTATCAATCCGGAATTCCGCCAAAACAGTCAAGTGGTAGTTGCCCGGGCGAAGCTACCTAATCCGAAAGGCCTGCTGATCCCCGGTACTCAAGCTACCATTAATCTACCAGCTCGGGTAAATCAGGCGCTAACCTTACCCCTCGATGCGGTTATCCGGGATGCCCGGGGGGCACACGTTTGGGTGAAAACGGGCGAAAATACCTTTAATTCCAAAATGGTTACCCTGGGAGCTGAAAGCGCGAATCAGGTAGCTATTGCAGATGGGCTTCACGCTAACGATACGGTTGTAGTAACCGGGGCATATTTACTCTATAGCGAGTCTGTTTTAAAGAACGGCTCGGATCAAATGACCGGTCATGACCATTAG
- a CDS encoding DUF6122 family protein codes for MIHLLLHVLVPAGVAYFFYRDNWLKAWAIMAAGIILDIDHLFAVPLYDPDRCSIGFHFLHTYLAIVLYVILLLIPQVRTFAWGILIHMLLDYIACL; via the coding sequence ATGATTCACTTGTTGCTCCATGTTTTGGTACCAGCAGGTGTGGCATACTTCTTTTACCGTGATAATTGGTTAAAGGCTTGGGCCATAATGGCAGCCGGGATAATTCTGGACATAGACCATTTATTCGCGGTACCCCTTTATGATCCAGACCGGTGCAGCATTGGTTTTCACTTTTTGCATACTTATCTGGCAATTGTATTATATGTAATTTTATTATTAATACCCCAAGTAAGAACGTTTGCTTGGGGCATTCTTATCCATATGTTACTGGATTATATTGCTTGTTTGTAA
- a CDS encoding heavy-metal-associated domain-containing protein, with protein sequence MKTLQFKTNIKCSGCVSAVTPFLNAKEDIGKWQVDTDNPNKILTVEGENLDEHNVIEAVEKAGYQIEPLK encoded by the coding sequence ATGAAAACATTGCAATTCAAAACCAATATTAAATGCAGTGGCTGTGTTTCTGCAGTTACTCCTTTTTTAAATGCCAAAGAAGATATAGGAAAATGGCAGGTGGATACCGATAATCCAAACAAGATTTTAACGGTGGAAGGGGAAAATTTGGATGAACATAATGTGATTGAGGCCGTCGAAAAAGCCGGTTATCAGATAGAACCGCTTAAGTAA
- a CDS encoding YncE family protein gives MFSKKPKTLSIAFLLLAFTSCNFHTEADMDDMDDMDNGEVLNINYPAAYVVNGESNNIEVLNLNDITHKEQISLNGATFPHHINLSPDKTKLAVAITSTDLSGGHDPGGMGDMDGFKVMVLNSYTGKTENEIMLPKMPHNGVFNTNGSELWIAQEDELQSQVLVYNTGNWSLKNTINVGKGLSEVTFSTDGTKVFAANTVDATVSVIDPSTKMVITTVPVGKDPVGAWPAANGYVYVDNETDRTVTEIDVASGTVTETINLGYKPGYVAYHPAQQELWVSDATNGQIVFYKENNNQWTLQGSIPTGADAHAIAFSHDGATAYVTNQGANTVSVIRVADHTVTATIPVGKKPNGLTIRQ, from the coding sequence ATGTTTTCTAAAAAGCCCAAAACTCTCTCGATAGCCTTTCTATTACTGGCCTTTACTTCCTGTAATTTTCATACCGAAGCAGACATGGACGACATGGATGATATGGATAATGGAGAAGTATTGAATATTAATTATCCGGCGGCCTATGTGGTGAATGGGGAATCAAACAATATTGAGGTACTCAATTTAAATGATATCACCCACAAGGAGCAGATTTCCTTGAATGGAGCCACTTTCCCGCACCATATTAATCTTAGCCCGGATAAAACAAAGTTAGCGGTAGCTATTACCAGTACCGACTTAAGTGGCGGTCATGACCCGGGCGGCATGGGTGACATGGATGGCTTCAAGGTGATGGTGCTGAATAGTTATACCGGGAAAACAGAAAACGAGATAATGCTGCCTAAAATGCCGCACAACGGTGTCTTCAATACCAATGGCTCTGAATTATGGATTGCGCAGGAGGATGAACTACAAAGCCAGGTACTGGTTTACAATACCGGCAACTGGAGTCTTAAAAATACCATTAACGTGGGGAAGGGATTATCAGAAGTAACTTTCTCCACCGATGGCACCAAAGTGTTTGCCGCGAATACCGTGGATGCTACTGTTTCGGTCATTGATCCCAGCACTAAAATGGTGATAACTACCGTGCCTGTTGGCAAAGATCCGGTAGGAGCCTGGCCTGCCGCCAATGGTTATGTGTACGTGGATAATGAAACGGACAGAACTGTGACGGAGATAGATGTAGCCTCCGGTACTGTTACGGAAACTATTAACCTGGGCTATAAGCCGGGATATGTAGCGTATCATCCCGCTCAACAGGAATTATGGGTGAGTGATGCCACCAATGGCCAAATCGTATTCTATAAGGAAAATAATAACCAGTGGACCTTACAAGGCAGCATTCCTACGGGAGCTGATGCCCACGCCATTGCTTTTTCCCATGATGGCGCTACCGCTTATGTCACCAATCAAGGAGCAAACACCGTTTCCGTCATTCGGGTAGCGGACCATACAGTTACTGCCACTATTCCGGTAGGTAAAAAACCGAATGGATTGACTATCCGGCAATAA
- a CDS encoding DUF4238 domain-containing protein, producing the protein MKYNYYERKSEEISKEQSIWIETNIEIISESENVLFVFQAEKEVLLITDKSIFFPSRNTRNKISYNEIKNIKIAGDLSVKIFIDAETFTIDLVAPIDKVKIFHVLQLFIDNSKKNISTTFEDTHKILNEFIVLKYPLNQSQHKLPQVYLKQFGYLKGNQWMVSILEKELTYSKQKSIGSFTTETNVFDIDSEDDRLPRMFETMNADLENLYHEMLDDISKNKFIPDKCWEIIVQLTPNLMVRSDYWRNFVCEILETPNRETFLLSTLSVHAQSVHELQELKNRYFYKVLSEGEINQSKVNRILLHFLNYIFHHLLTFDLIIIEAPEDKGFFTSDNPVNFKVNREEGQIGLYNKNTEIFFPLSKNYLAYFHHKNSSEQNAPLRKLKNRGVYKVEEVLTEDEYTNLIQEEIIKNSDKLIIFPGEVRYRKER; encoded by the coding sequence ATGAAATACAATTATTATGAAAGAAAGAGCGAAGAGATATCAAAGGAACAATCCATTTGGATTGAGACAAATATTGAAATAATATCAGAAAGTGAAAATGTTCTTTTTGTATTTCAAGCTGAAAAAGAAGTATTATTAATTACAGACAAAAGCATCTTTTTCCCAAGTAGAAATACAAGAAACAAAATTAGTTACAATGAGATAAAAAATATAAAAATAGCAGGAGATTTATCTGTAAAGATTTTTATTGACGCAGAAACTTTTACAATAGATTTAGTAGCGCCAATAGATAAAGTGAAGATTTTTCACGTTTTGCAATTATTTATAGATAATTCTAAAAAAAACATATCAACTACTTTTGAAGATACTCACAAGATTCTTAATGAATTTATTGTTTTAAAATACCCTTTAAACCAATCACAGCATAAATTGCCTCAAGTATACCTTAAACAATTTGGATATTTAAAAGGTAACCAGTGGATGGTTTCTATTTTGGAAAAAGAGTTAACTTATTCAAAACAAAAAAGCATAGGTAGCTTTACTACTGAAACAAATGTATTTGATATAGATAGTGAAGATGATAGGCTTCCAAGAATGTTTGAAACAATGAATGCTGATTTGGAAAACTTATATCATGAGATGCTAGATGATATTTCAAAAAATAAATTTATACCTGATAAGTGCTGGGAAATAATAGTCCAGTTAACTCCTAATTTGATGGTGCGTTCAGATTATTGGAGAAATTTTGTTTGTGAAATTCTAGAGACTCCCAATAGAGAGACTTTTTTATTAAGTACTTTAAGTGTTCATGCGCAGTCCGTTCATGAACTACAGGAATTAAAGAACAGATATTTTTATAAAGTTTTAAGTGAAGGAGAGATTAACCAGAGTAAAGTAAATAGAATATTATTACACTTTTTAAATTACATTTTTCATCATCTTTTAACTTTTGATTTGATAATAATTGAAGCGCCGGAAGATAAAGGATTTTTTACTTCAGATAATCCAGTTAACTTCAAAGTAAATCGGGAAGAAGGTCAAATAGGTTTGTATAATAAGAATACAGAAATATTCTTCCCATTATCAAAAAACTACTTAGCATATTTTCACCACAAAAATTCTAGTGAACAAAATGCTCCGTTAAGAAAGTTGAAAAATAGGGGTGTATACAAAGTTGAAGAGGTATTGACAGAAGATGAGTATACAAATTTAATTCAAGAGGAAATAATTAAGAATTCAGATAAATTAATTATTTTTCCTGGAGAAGTAAGATACCGAAAAGAAAGATAA
- a CDS encoding helix-turn-helix domain-containing protein encodes MGIPVLDVQLGLVELARPLEATEKEKILLVLEDYGFELLVDKKLKLVEQIKTCIIDLIHHKNEKINTTYSTYLSQAIGKDYSTLSHVFSSVEKFTIERFIILQKIEFIKAQLDYEELSLGEVASRLHYSSLSHLSKQFKTITGYTPSEYKKQAIRDRLPLDRLKKADN; translated from the coding sequence TTGGGAATACCTGTCTTGGATGTACAACTAGGCTTAGTAGAATTGGCGAGGCCATTGGAAGCAACTGAAAAAGAAAAGATATTATTAGTATTAGAGGACTATGGCTTTGAGCTGTTAGTTGATAAAAAACTAAAGTTAGTAGAACAGATTAAAACTTGTATTATTGACTTAATTCATCATAAAAATGAGAAAATAAATACTACTTATTCCACCTACTTAAGCCAGGCTATCGGAAAGGATTATAGTACGCTTAGTCATGTTTTTTCTTCCGTTGAAAAATTTACCATTGAAAGGTTTATTATTTTGCAAAAAATTGAATTTATAAAGGCACAACTGGATTATGAAGAACTATCGTTAGGAGAAGTAGCATCCCGCTTGCATTACAGTAGTTTAAGCCATCTTTCTAAGCAATTCAAAACTATAACTGGATATACGCCTTCGGAATATAAAAAGCAAGCTATTCGGGATAGGTTGCCGTTAGATAGATTAAAGAAGGCAGATAACTAA
- a CDS encoding DUF305 domain-containing protein gives MKNIFICRSWTLLLTACFFLVSCDKDEDGLETQPHDQNKMMTIMHNMMTQMQGMQMTGDPDIDFAKMMIMHHQGAINMANEEIASGQDATMKAKAQKIKAEQEKEIQEFDAFLANRQPDQNDMAFGMEQMKAMEKMGRASDLRVITGDIDHDFAQLMIPHHETAMENSQSLLHHGNSPEMKAKAQAIIDSQMEDIKDLQNWLLENKKY, from the coding sequence ATGAAAAATATTTTTATTTGCCGCTCCTGGACACTGCTTTTAACAGCCTGTTTTTTTTTAGTCTCATGTGATAAAGATGAGGATGGGTTAGAAACCCAGCCGCACGACCAAAACAAGATGATGACCATCATGCATAACATGATGACGCAAATGCAAGGTATGCAAATGACGGGTGACCCAGATATAGATTTTGCTAAAATGATGATAATGCACCATCAAGGGGCAATAAATATGGCTAACGAAGAAATAGCCAGCGGCCAAGATGCTACCATGAAAGCAAAAGCTCAAAAAATTAAAGCAGAACAAGAAAAGGAAATTCAAGAGTTTGATGCTTTTTTAGCTAACCGCCAACCTGACCAGAATGATATGGCTTTTGGTATGGAGCAAATGAAAGCCATGGAGAAAATGGGACGAGCCAGCGATTTACGCGTAATTACCGGTGATATAGACCACGATTTTGCCCAGCTTATGATTCCGCACCACGAAACAGCCATGGAAAACTCCCAATCTTTATTGCATCATGGTAATAGTCCTGAAATGAAAGCCAAAGCGCAAGCCATTATTGATTCGCAAATGGAGGACATAAAAGATCTGCAAAACTGGCTTTTAGAAAATAAAAAATATTAA
- a CDS encoding DUF305 domain-containing protein gives MKNMQANVKWSAWICGLVIAFTACNQSASKTETAATNKTEDHSGHNMEASSNNKMVDLMHQNMMAMQEMKMTGDVDHDFAQMMATHLDGALAMAQEEADNGKDTMLVNMAKRTLTAQKEEQDRLKSFTDSHEPVTKDTASSMKLMQPMKAMMAGMDHNMKGTTDHHFASLMSMHHQSGIDMAKAYLPQAKIPELKTMAQKIIDDQQKEKQQLDSWLQEQPQ, from the coding sequence ATGAAGAATATGCAAGCAAATGTTAAATGGAGTGCCTGGATATGTGGTTTAGTAATAGCTTTTACTGCCTGTAATCAGAGTGCGAGTAAGACGGAAACAGCTGCTACTAACAAAACAGAAGACCATTCAGGCCATAATATGGAGGCTAGCAGTAATAATAAAATGGTGGATCTTATGCATCAAAATATGATGGCTATGCAGGAGATGAAAATGACGGGTGATGTGGACCATGATTTTGCTCAGATGATGGCCACCCATCTCGATGGGGCACTCGCTATGGCTCAGGAAGAAGCTGACAATGGAAAGGATACCATGCTAGTAAATATGGCTAAGAGAACTCTAACTGCTCAAAAAGAAGAACAAGATAGGCTTAAAAGTTTTACTGATAGTCACGAGCCTGTTACTAAGGATACTGCATCTTCCATGAAGCTAATGCAACCGATGAAGGCTATGATGGCTGGTATGGACCATAACATGAAAGGCACCACTGACCATCATTTTGCTAGCCTAATGAGCATGCACCACCAAAGCGGCATTGACATGGCTAAAGCCTATTTACCGCAAGCCAAAATACCGGAGCTAAAAACCATGGCGCAGAAAATAATAGACGACCAGCAAAAAGAAAAGCAGCAGCTAGATTCTTGGTTGCAAGAACAGCCGCAGTAA
- a CDS encoding LysM peptidoglycan-binding domain-containing protein, producing MKDWERRENRNREGEQHIKVNISPFWVYAYIAKPSKGVEALWRQGENNNKVLVHPNSFPYISLNLDPNGSLVRSGSHHNLFAANPNYTAEIIRDTYKKVGKEFTNIFKYEGDVVFDGKECYKIVINYTPYKLYNYQVKPGEDVFSIAQKLYLNEFKIKELNKLKDYTGLKAGQTLVLPNSYAKKTILFIDKKTFLPLVQVIYDELGFFERYEYHDLQVDLTFKKDEFTRDFPAYHF from the coding sequence ATGAAAGATTGGGAACGCCGAGAAAACCGGAACAGGGAGGGAGAACAACATATCAAAGTAAATATATCTCCCTTTTGGGTATACGCTTATATTGCGAAACCCAGTAAAGGGGTAGAGGCCTTATGGCGGCAAGGAGAAAACAATAACAAGGTTTTAGTTCACCCCAATTCCTTTCCTTACATCAGTTTAAACCTGGATCCCAATGGTAGCTTGGTACGCAGTGGCAGCCATCATAATTTATTTGCGGCTAATCCAAATTATACCGCAGAGATCATTCGAGATACTTATAAAAAGGTTGGAAAGGAGTTCACCAATATTTTTAAATACGAAGGAGATGTGGTGTTTGATGGAAAGGAGTGTTATAAAATAGTTATTAATTATACCCCCTATAAGCTATACAACTACCAGGTAAAGCCAGGTGAAGATGTATTTAGTATTGCTCAGAAACTCTATTTAAATGAATTTAAAATAAAAGAATTAAATAAATTAAAAGATTATACTGGTTTAAAAGCTGGTCAGACTCTCGTGCTACCTAATTCCTACGCAAAGAAAACAATTCTTTTTATTGACAAAAAAACGTTTCTTCCTTTGGTACAAGTTATTTATGACGAGTTAGGATTCTTTGAAAGATATGAGTATCACGATTTACAAGTGGATCTTACTTTTAAAAAGGATGAATTCACCCGAGATTTCCCCGCCTATCATTTCTAA
- a CDS encoding four-helix bundle copper-binding protein yields the protein MHNSQYKPIIEALVACAAECEHCATACLQEEDVKMMVRCIQLDRDCSAICRTTADALARDSDNAKVFLEACATICAACGEECEKHAAHMDHCRACAEACRRCEEACRSLAGLIY from the coding sequence ATGCATAACTCCCAGTATAAACCAATTATTGAAGCCTTAGTGGCTTGTGCTGCCGAATGTGAGCATTGTGCTACGGCTTGCTTACAGGAAGAAGATGTTAAGATGATGGTTCGGTGTATTCAGCTAGACCGCGATTGTTCCGCTATCTGCCGAACCACGGCTGATGCTCTGGCCCGCGATTCTGATAATGCCAAAGTATTTCTAGAAGCTTGTGCGACCATTTGTGCCGCTTGTGGCGAAGAATGTGAAAAGCATGCTGCTCACATGGACCATTGCCGCGCCTGTGCCGAAGCATGTCGCCGGTGCGAAGAAGCTTGCCGGTCTTTAGCCGGTCTAATTTACTAG
- a CDS encoding efflux RND transporter periplasmic adaptor subunit: MRKNWKNKIIGLLLLLLPFTFSACKENHNHEAETAAGIEYTCPMHPQIVRDKPGDCPVCGMTLVAKQTANTSAPAVSSDLNYLLQPANQTVISNVKTTQPIQKQVQNEILLSGVVTYDTRQQSIIPARFGGRIEKVYVQFNYQPVRKGQKLYDIYSPELVTAQKELVYLLKNDPSNTSLINGAKQKLQLLGVTSGQINQLTQTGQENYTFSVYSPYSGYVLDPAITTAPAPIAPATSSASGEDGMNGMGGSAANSSGSMGVSSSSGSTTPSNGFTVREGMYVTTGQALLKVMDASQVWAQFNVASSQAGQLTKGTPITISFNQLPDQTVSAKVSLVEPVYEAGENFARVRASLPAQDKSTLIGQLITGKASFSTGTALWVPKEAVLDLGTQSVAFLKVNGVFKPQSVQVGERANGMVEVLSGLSATNVIAANAQFLVDSESFIRVAENNR; this comes from the coding sequence TTATTGCTGTTGCTGTTACCGTTCACCTTTTCGGCTTGTAAAGAAAATCATAACCATGAAGCGGAGACGGCAGCCGGAATAGAATACACGTGCCCGATGCACCCGCAAATTGTGCGAGACAAACCGGGTGATTGTCCAGTATGCGGTATGACCTTAGTGGCTAAGCAAACTGCAAATACTTCTGCACCAGCAGTTTCCTCAGACTTGAATTATTTATTGCAACCTGCTAATCAAACAGTAATCTCCAATGTAAAAACAACGCAGCCGATACAAAAGCAGGTTCAAAATGAGATCCTCTTAAGCGGGGTAGTGACCTATGATACCCGGCAGCAGTCCATTATTCCGGCCCGTTTCGGAGGCCGCATTGAAAAGGTATATGTACAGTTTAATTACCAGCCGGTGCGCAAAGGACAAAAACTGTACGACATCTACAGTCCGGAACTGGTGACAGCGCAGAAAGAATTGGTATATCTACTTAAAAACGACCCTTCGAATACATCCCTGATAAATGGAGCCAAACAAAAACTACAATTACTGGGAGTTACTTCGGGGCAAATAAATCAGCTGACTCAGACTGGACAAGAGAACTATACTTTTTCGGTGTATAGTCCCTATTCCGGATATGTGCTTGACCCCGCTATTACGACAGCGCCTGCTCCTATAGCTCCCGCTACTTCTTCGGCATCCGGCGAAGACGGTATGAATGGTATGGGAGGAAGCGCTGCAAATTCTAGCGGGTCAATGGGAGTTAGCAGCAGTTCTGGCTCTACAACGCCAAGCAACGGTTTTACCGTTCGTGAAGGCATGTACGTGACAACCGGACAGGCCTTATTAAAAGTGATGGATGCTTCTCAGGTATGGGCTCAGTTTAACGTGGCTAGCAGCCAGGCTGGGCAACTAACCAAAGGAACTCCCATTACCATTTCCTTTAACCAATTGCCAGATCAAACAGTGTCCGCTAAGGTAAGTTTGGTGGAACCGGTTTACGAAGCAGGAGAGAACTTTGCTCGCGTTCGGGCCTCTCTTCCAGCTCAGGACAAATCTACTTTAATTGGTCAGCTGATCACGGGTAAAGCTAGCTTCAGTACCGGTACGGCCTTATGGGTACCAAAGGAAGCAGTGCTGGATCTCGGCACCCAATCAGTGGCTTTTCTAAAAGTCAACGGCGTTTTTAAACCGCAAAGTGTGCAAGTAGGCGAACGGGCCAATGGTATGGTGGAAGTATTATCCGGGCTGAGTGCCACCAATGTGATAGCGGCCAACGCCCAGTTTCTGGTGGACAGCGAAAGTTTTATTCGGGTAGCGGAAAATAACAGATGA
- a CDS encoding copper-translocating P-type ATPase, producing the protein MDHNHHHGHSPIKAEAQELTDQKNQLADKTMHGHSHAMPPQNNDHAAHGEHGHDHHAMMIDDFRKRFWISLFLSIPVIIISPMIQHIVGYHLEIPYNMYIAFGLSSIIFLYGGWPFLTGLKDELKKGSPGMMTLIAIAITVAYLYSTAIVFGLEGMDFFWELATLIVIMLLGHWIEMKSVLGASRALELLVSLMPSEAHLLKDGETVNIRIDALQKNDLILVKPGEKVPADGLIEEGESYINESMLTGESKPVQKLKDSKVIGGSINGNGSLKVRVLGTGEESYLNKVINLVQEAQKTKSDTQNLADKAARWLTYIALFAGFTTFIVWLLLGAELSFALERMVTVMVISCPHALGLAVPLVVAISTAISAKNGLLIRNRTAFENSRKITTIIFDKTGTLTQGSHELARIVSFNSAFPERELLRLAAGVEQNSEHYISQGILKRVKAENIIIPTAEGFNYLPGKGLEGTVEGRSVKVVGPNYIQEFNIQVPKSDAEEGVETVVYILIDNQVAGFISLKDQIRPESAEAIAILKANNIKNLLLTGDNDRVAKSVSDFLKMDGFLANVLPHQKQEKIKELQATGEFVAMTGDGVNDAPALAQADVGIAVGSGTDVAAETADIILVNSNPKDIASLILFGKATYRKMIQNIIWATAYNVIALPLAAGVLYKQGIMVSPAIGAALMSLSTIIVALNAQLLRKQIKS; encoded by the coding sequence ATGGATCATAACCATCATCATGGGCACTCACCAATAAAAGCAGAGGCTCAAGAGTTAACTGATCAAAAAAACCAGTTAGCAGATAAAACAATGCATGGCCACTCCCATGCCATGCCGCCTCAGAATAATGACCACGCGGCACACGGTGAGCATGGTCATGACCATCATGCCATGATGATCGATGACTTCCGCAAACGATTTTGGATTTCGCTGTTCCTCTCTATTCCGGTAATTATCATTAGTCCCATGATACAGCATATTGTAGGATATCATTTAGAGATACCCTACAACATGTACATTGCTTTTGGGTTGTCTTCTATTATCTTCTTATACGGGGGTTGGCCTTTTTTAACAGGCTTAAAAGATGAGCTGAAGAAAGGCTCTCCTGGCATGATGACCTTAATTGCCATTGCTATAACAGTAGCTTACTTGTATAGTACGGCCATTGTTTTTGGGTTAGAGGGGATGGACTTCTTCTGGGAACTGGCTACGCTCATCGTGATTATGCTTTTGGGACACTGGATAGAGATGAAGTCGGTACTAGGAGCTTCCCGGGCCTTGGAGTTACTCGTGAGTCTGATGCCTTCTGAAGCTCATCTCTTAAAAGATGGGGAAACAGTTAATATCCGAATTGATGCGTTACAAAAAAATGACTTAATACTGGTAAAGCCAGGCGAAAAAGTTCCGGCTGATGGACTGATAGAAGAAGGAGAAAGTTATATAAATGAGAGCATGCTCACGGGCGAAAGTAAGCCGGTGCAGAAATTAAAAGATAGTAAAGTTATTGGAGGATCTATTAATGGCAATGGCTCTTTAAAAGTAAGGGTGCTAGGTACCGGGGAGGAAAGCTACTTGAACAAGGTAATAAACCTAGTGCAGGAAGCTCAGAAAACAAAATCAGACACCCAGAACTTAGCTGATAAAGCTGCTCGCTGGCTCACGTATATTGCTCTCTTTGCCGGCTTTACCACCTTTATAGTATGGCTTTTATTAGGGGCTGAATTGTCCTTCGCGTTAGAGCGCATGGTAACGGTAATGGTAATTTCCTGTCCACATGCTTTAGGTTTGGCAGTACCATTGGTAGTAGCTATTTCCACCGCTATCTCTGCCAAAAATGGTTTATTAATCCGGAACCGTACGGCTTTTGAGAATTCCCGAAAAATCACCACCATCATTTTTGATAAAACTGGCACCTTAACGCAAGGCTCTCACGAATTAGCCCGTATTGTTTCTTTTAATTCTGCTTTTCCAGAGCGAGAATTGTTAAGGTTGGCTGCTGGGGTGGAACAAAATTCAGAGCATTATATTTCCCAAGGCATTTTAAAGCGGGTAAAAGCTGAAAACATTATTATTCCTACTGCAGAAGGTTTTAACTATTTACCCGGCAAAGGATTAGAAGGAACAGTAGAAGGAAGATCGGTCAAGGTAGTAGGGCCAAATTATATTCAAGAATTTAATATCCAGGTTCCAAAAAGCGATGCCGAAGAAGGCGTGGAAACGGTCGTTTATATTTTAATCGATAACCAGGTAGCTGGATTTATTAGCCTGAAAGACCAAATACGTCCGGAATCGGCCGAAGCTATTGCAATTTTAAAAGCTAACAACATTAAAAACTTGTTACTTACCGGTGATAACGACCGGGTGGCAAAAAGTGTTAGTGATTTCTTAAAAATGGATGGCTTTTTAGCCAATGTTTTGCCGCATCAGAAGCAGGAGAAGATAAAGGAATTACAAGCCACCGGTGAGTTCGTGGCCATGACCGGAGATGGGGTAAACGATGCACCAGCTTTAGCGCAGGCTGATGTAGGTATTGCCGTAGGATCCGGCACGGATGTAGCGGCGGAGACAGCAGATATCATCCTGGTAAACAGCAATCCGAAAGATATTGCCTCCTTAATTCTTTTTGGCAAGGCGACCTACCGCAAGATGATCCAAAATATAATATGGGCCACCGCTTATAACGTGATTGCCTTACCATTAGCCGCTGGAGTACTCTATAAACAGGGAATAATGGTATCTCCTGCCATTGGTGCTGCTTTAATGAGTTTGAGTACGATTATCGTAGCCCTTAATGCGCAATTGCTACGTAAACAAATTAAAAGCTAA